The sequence TTCTATCCCGCCGTGGTGGCGATTAATTATTCGCCCGAGGTCAAGACCCGGCTGGTTCTCAAAGGGCAATCGGTTATTCGCAATGGCCGCTTGCAGTTCGATGCAGGCTGGACGGACTTCGCCGCATCGTTTATGGCGATCAAACACGCGATGACGGCAAGCGGGCGTCAGTCAACTTATTCGGCTGGCCGCAATGAGGAAACGGGGCATGCCGATCTGGCCTGGGCTTGCCTGCATGCCCTTGATCGTGAACCGCTTGCCGGTGGCGGTATTGAAACCACAGGATTTATGGAGTTTTATTCATGAGAAAAAAGCGTACGAAACACGTGTCAGTCGAAAATGAGCAGCGTGACGCTTCGCCACCATCAAAGGCCGAGGTATTCACTTTTGATGAGCCGGTGCCAGTAATGAGCCGCGCCGAAATTCTCGATTACGCTGAATGCTGGTCCAACGGGCAGTGGTTTGAGCCGCCGGTTAGCTGGGCCGGACTGGCGAAATCTTTCCGGGCGAGCACGCATCACAGCTCTGCGCTGTATTTCAAATCGAATTTGCTGGCTTCGACGTTCATACCGCACCGGTTGTTATCGCGGCAGGCATTCGAGCGTTTCGCACTGGATTTTCTGACGTTTGGGAACGGCTACCTTGAGAAGCGGTGCAATCGCCTGGGCGGAGCGCTGCAACTCATCCCTGCGCTGGCCAAATATATGCGGCGCAAGTCGGATTTTAGCGGCTACGTGTTTGTGAACGGCTGGCAAGACACGCACGAGTTCGAGCCGGATAGCGTATTCCATCTGATGCGACCGGATATTAATCAGGAGGTGTACGGCCTGCCGGAATATCTCAGCTCACTGCATTCGGCGTGGCTGAACGAGTCTTCGACGCTATTCCGCCGAAAGTATTACGAGAACGGCAGTCATGCTGGGTTCATTCTGTATATGACCGACGCGGCACAGAATCAGGCCGACGTGGACGGCATGCGAGATGCGCTGAAGAAGAGCAAAGGCCCCGGCAATTTCCGGAACGTTTTCGTTTATGCGCCGAACGGTAAAAAGGATGGCATTCAGTTAATTCCGGTGTCGGAGGTCGCCGCGAAAGATGAGTTTTTCAATATCAAGAACGTGACGCGCGACGATCTGCTTGCTGCGCATCGGACGCCGCCTCAGCTGCTGGGCATAGTGCCCAGCAATTCTGGCGGTTTTGGCACGCCGGACACCGCAGCCCGCGTGTTCGCGCGGAATGAAATTAATCCGCTCCAGGCACGCTTTCTTGAGCTTAATGAGTGGCTTGGAGAAGAGGTAATCCGATTCAACGATTACGAGATTCCAGCGGCGACCACCCAAGAAAAAAAACACGTTGCCGAACAGAGAATCGATTAAAAAACCGCGTAATAAACTGCCCCCCAAAAAAGTTGGACATTGATCCAATCTTTGGGGG is a genomic window of Paraburkholderia bonniea containing:
- a CDS encoding phage portal protein; amino-acid sequence: MRKKRTKHVSVENEQRDASPPSKAEVFTFDEPVPVMSRAEILDYAECWSNGQWFEPPVSWAGLAKSFRASTHHSSALYFKSNLLASTFIPHRLLSRQAFERFALDFLTFGNGYLEKRCNRLGGALQLIPALAKYMRRKSDFSGYVFVNGWQDTHEFEPDSVFHLMRPDINQEVYGLPEYLSSLHSAWLNESSTLFRRKYYENGSHAGFILYMTDAAQNQADVDGMRDALKKSKGPGNFRNVFVYAPNGKKDGIQLIPVSEVAAKDEFFNIKNVTRDDLLAAHRTPPQLLGIVPSNSGGFGTPDTAARVFARNEINPLQARFLELNEWLGEEVIRFNDYEIPAATTQEKKHVAEQRID